From a single Glycine soja cultivar W05 chromosome 19, ASM419377v2, whole genome shotgun sequence genomic region:
- the LOC114400209 gene encoding uncharacterized protein LOC114400209, giving the protein MGDGKVNLPDDLFSGKLSDSLRDEASGGHGGEKGIVALLDDSKDQLLSDNSIPLSPQWLYSKPVDAKTTANPVGVNSTDPILKDSWRLEGSQDKKDWRRTAPDVDISRRWREEERETSLLGRRDRRKEDRQNTSTSENRSLPSDRWHESRGSGHDSRRENKWSSRWGPEDKEKDSRSEKRHDVEKEDGHTEKPSPGVGNRMGPDRDTDSRDKWRPRHRLEAQAAGVATYRAAPGFGLEKGRTEGSNVRFSPGRGRANINGNLQIVRPPIGSGSGSALVDRNKTILGKSSLGADSYYYPRGKLLDLYRKRKVDPSFDSLPSEMEHTSPITQQGSVEPLAFVAPAAEEEAVLKEIWKGKITSSEVSGYSFRGKDGGSNDDISGPGIISEGKQPSIGSGAKVISGSDVSDDSDQILIGSASIAGGLLRNIVEEVATFQEGKQQHMETIGVHGRAESSVNSIGEGSIPGNKVAESANFDYHQGQTSGFRDHANRNGVDSIAASELSSNLPNDSRSLFDFSSLQQTSSINQQDLKINEKSYPSESVIALEELSLCYLDPQGEIQGPFLGIDIILWFEQGFFGMDLPVRLSDAPEGSPFHELGDIMPHLKVKSGLGSGSNRVIQSEPSDAIGRNLKVDVHNFDYDGSSVSDDQPWSSSRPDTSSSVGITSQLPNQSYHSEVKFSDDQCFSNIVAHDEDVTLSKLAGSINEKPMMRPMDVSASYPHSTGKPVANEVAVNDTHNNEADKLHPFGLLMSELRDGSHLRRAQSSNSSMRLGDQSHFLDPLIDRDAAFADQSSIGGMVNQPPFRETWADEYGLNRHFNGNPHVGSLEDQFLSHMGPKFNNFDVAEQLMLQKLQKERLQQQSNISNHFPAHLGGSDLERFPGFALAQNKSSNIQQMMQNPGSDFERILELQIQQRQLELQQQQDMHHQQLLHQQMKLQPQQQSQVQQLLLEQFMHQQIPDPNFGQSKHDISRDNLLDQVQMRRYVHDLQQNPHSSRHLDPSVEQIIQANMGLNAAQGRQADLSDLLLQARHGNVLPSEQQLHFQQDQLQAQQLSLALRQQLGLDGERHFGRSWPMNETGQLVRNPATHPLGHSAGFNVSDIHKQQQRLGTQEEQLNYLGRNLPEQNQRGFYDNPMMFERSAPISQGRELHDRHRYLHPGDQMSSLSSHHLRSSDDLFGHHPDAFKSSLHGNNGHVENSWIDPRVQIQQHLEAVRQRRELGDTVTSADLNLSASAGAHEESSARGFMDLLHQKLGVQSTQPSTVDKWHPLSSRSDKSWHVPEATSMMHSFEHPSDQQVHLNDPFLERTQSANSNALIHDHLNSMHITDQYNNLGNTERMPLRSRSGSLLEEQSLLSANKDTLHPNYRIPFQIGKSSMEKDLLELEANQRHDYMGTMNNLVPGMSDMSEQVESITNSMELPAIAHSRHSSLSSAGGDGGSFGREMGLNNPRGDEVSGDRIPSSTKGFDNAFHKRPHVSRVLSSPDVQSDQPSIPHVNQNNLINLASSEGRREMTGNSSISSITDAQTSGKKEVRFRSSSFSEGAVSETSFIDMLKKPVLPEVVADSHAASGIGTESLDAAQAGRSGKKKGKKGKQIDPSLLGFKVSSNRIMMGEIQRPED; this is encoded by the exons ATGGGCGACGGCAAGGTCAATCTCCCCGACGATCTCTTCTCTGGCAAGCTCTCCGATTCCCTCAGag ATGAAGCATCCGGAGGACATGGCGGGGAGAAAGGGATTGTGGCACTACTTGATGATTCGAAAG ATCAATTGTTGTCTGACAACAGCATACCATTATCCCCACAGTGGCTTTATTCCAAACCTGTTGATGCAAAGACAACTGCCAACCCAGTGGGG GTCAACTCAACTGATCCCATACTGAAAGACAGTTGGCGTTTGGAGGGGTCTCAGGACAAGAAAGACTGGAGGAGGACAGCTCCTGATGTTGACATCAGTCGCCGCTGGCGTGAAGAGGAGAGAGAAACAAGCTTGCTTGGGAGAAGGGATCGCAGAAAAGAAGATCGTCAGAATACTTCAACCTCGGAGAATAGATCCTTGCCCTCTGATCGCTGGCATGAGAGCCGTGGTTCTGGCCATGACTCTAGAAGGGAGAATAAGTGGTCATCAAGATGGGGTCCTGAAGATAAAGAGAAGGATTCTCGTAGTGAGAAAAGACATGATGTTGAGAAGGAAGATGGTCACACTGAAAAACCTTCTCCTGGAGTTGGGAATCGCATGGGGCCTGATCGTGACACTGATTCTCGTGATAAATGGAGGCCGCGACATCGATTGGAAGCTCAAGCTGCTGGTGTGGCCACATACCGTGCTGCACCTGGATTTGGGCTGGAGAAAGGACGTACCGAAGGCTCCAATGTGCGATTTTCACCAGGAAGAGGAAGGGCAAATATTAACGGAAACCTACAAATTGTAAGGCCTCCTATTGGTTCTGGTTCTGGATCTGCACTTGTGGATAGGAATAAAACCATATTGGGGAAGTCTAGTCTTGGTGCTGATTCATATTACTACCCAAGGGGCAAGCTCCTTGACTTATATCGCAAGCGAAAGGTTGATCCAAGTTTTGATAGCTTGCCTTCTGAGATGGAGCATACATCACCTATAACTCAACAGGGTTCTGTTGAACCATTAGCATTTGTTGCTCCAGCTGCTGAGGAGGAG GCTGTCCTTAAAGAAATATGGAAAGGAAAAATTACTAGCAGTGAAGTCTCAGGCTACTCCTTTAGAGGAAAGGATGGAGGGTCAAATGATGATATTTCAG GTCCTGGTATTATAAGTGAGGGAAAACAACCTTCCATTGGCAGTGGTGCAAAGGTTATATCAGGAAGTGATGTCTCAGATGATTCTGATCAAATTCTAATTGGTTCAGCATCAATTGCTGGTGGTTTATTGAGAAATATAGTTGAGG AAGTTGCAACTTTTCAAGAAGGCAAGCAGCAACATATGGAAACTATTGGTGTGCATGGGAGAGCCGAGAGTTCTGTTAACAGCATTGGGGAGGGAAGCATTCCTGGAAACAAAGTTGCTGAATCAGCAAATTTTGATTACCATCAGGGACAAACTTCTGGCTTTCGGGATCATGCTAACCGGAATGGTGTTGACTCAATTGCTGCTTCTGAACTCAGTAGTAATCTACCTAATGATTCTCgctctctctttgatttttcatCTCTGCAGCAAACTTCAAGCATTAATCAACAGGACTTGAAAATTAATGAGAAGTCGTATCCATCTGAAAGTGTTATTGCTCTTGAGGAGTTGAGTTTGTGCTATCTGGACCCTCAAGGGGAAATTCAAGGACCCTTTCTTGGGATTGACATCATTTTGTGGTTTGAACAAGGATTTTTTGGGATGGACTTACCAGTTCGCTTGTCAGATGCTCCCGAAGGATCACCATTTCATGAACTTGGTGACATTATGCCTCATTTGAAAGTCAAGTCAGGACTAGGTTCAGGTAGTAACAGGGTTATTCAATCAGAACCGTCTGATGCCATTGGAAGGAACCTAAAAGTAGATGTACATAATTTTGACTATGATGGATCTTCTGTTAGCGATGATCAACCTTGGTCTTCTTCCCGACCTGATACTTCCTCAAGTGTTGGCATTACTTCCCAATTACCCAATCAAAGTTATCACTCTGAGGTCAAGTTCTCTGACGATCAGTGCTTCAGTAATATTGTTGCACATGATGAGG ATGTCACTTTGTCAAAATTGGCTGGAAGCATAAATGAAAAACCTATGATGAGGCCCATGGATGTCAGCGCTTCGTATCCCCATTCTACTGGAAAACCTGTTGCAAATGAAGTTGCAGTGAATGATACTCATAATAATGAGGCCGATAAGTTGCACCCCTTTGGGTTATTGATGTCTGAACTCAGAGATGGTTCTCATTTAAGGCGTGCACAATCTTCTAATAGTTCTATGAGATTGGGTGACCAGAGTCATTTTCTAGATCCATTAATTGATAGAGATGCTGCTTTTGCTGATCAAAGCTCTATTGGTGGCATGGTTAATCAGCCTCCTTTCAGGGAGACATGGGCTGATGAATATGGGTTAAATAGGCATTTTAATGGTAATCCACATGTAGGCTCCTTAGAAGATCAGTTCTTGTCCCATATGGGaccaaaatttaataattttgatgtgGCAGAGCAACTCATGTTGCAGAAGCTTCAGAAAGAAAGGCTTCAGCAGCAGAGTAATATATCCAATCATTTCCCTGCTCATCTTGGTGGGTCAGATTTAGAGCGATTTCCTGGTTTTGCTCTTGCTCAGAACAAGAGCTCCAACATTCAGCAGATGATGCAGAATCCTGGATCAGATTTTGAACGTATTCTGGAACTTCAGATTCAACAACGCCAGCTTGAGCTTCAACAACAGCAAGATATGCATCATCAACAACTACTTCACCAACAAATGAAACTTCAGCCCCAGCAACAGTCTCAAGTTCAGCAGTTGCTTCTTGAACAGTTTATGCATCAGCAGATCCCTGATCCCAATTTTGGGCAGTCAAAACATGATATTTCTAGGGATAACCTGTTAGATCAGGTTCAAATGAGGAGATATGTGCATGACTTGCAGCAGAATCCACATTCTTCAAGGCACCTTGATCCATCAGTGGAACAGATTATCCAAGCAAATATGGGCCTCAATGCTGCCCAAGGAAGGCAAGCTGATTTGTCAGACCTCTTGTTGCAAGCAAGGCATGGAAATGTATTGCCTTCTGAACAACAGCTTCATTTTCAGCAAGATCAGCTGCAGGCACAGCAATTATCTTTGGCTCTTAGACAGCAGTTAGGGTTGGATGGAGAAAGGCATTTTGGTAGGTCATGGCCCATGAATGAAACTGGACAGTTGGTTAGAAATCCAGCAACCCACCCACTGGGTCATTCAGCTGGATTTAATGTTTCAGATATCCATAAACAGCAGCAGAGGCTTGGGACTCAAGAGGAGCAATTAAATTATTTGGGGAGGAATCTTCCAGAGCAGAACCAGAGAGGGTTCTATGATAATCCTATGATGTTTGAGAGGTCTGCACCTATTTCCCAAGGAAGGGAATTACATGACCGCCATCGCTATTTACATCCAGGTGATCAAATGAGTTCTTTATCCTCTCATCATCTACGATCATCTGATGATCTTTTTGGTCATCATCCTGATGCTTTCAAGAGTTCACTCCATGGCAACAATGGACATGTGGAAAATAGCTGGATTGATCCCCGGGTGCAAATACAGCAACACCTTGAAGCTGTGAGGCAGAGAAGAGAGTTAGGAGATACTGTTACATCAGCAGATCTAAACTTGTCTGCATCTGCTGGTGCTCACGAAGAGAGTTCAGCACGAGGTTTTATGGACCTACTTCATCAAAAACTGGGTGTTCAATCCACACAACCATCAACTGTTGATAAATGGCATccgctttcatcaagaagtgaCAAATCTTGGCATGTTCCTGAGGCAACTTCAATGATGCATTCTTTTGAGCATCCATCAGATCAGCAAGTCCATCTGAATGACCCTTTTTTAGAAAGGACTCAAAGTGCTAATTCCAATGCCTTAATCCATGATCATTTAAACAGCATGCATATCACTGACCAATACAACAATCTAGGAAATACTGAAAGAATGCCTCTTCGGTCTAGATCTGGTTCATTACTTGAAGAACAATCACTGTTATCTGCTAATAAGGATACTTTACATCCCAATTACAGAATTCCTTTTCAGATTGGTAAATCATCTATGGAAAAAGACTTACTTGAGTTAGAAGCAAATCAGAGACATGACTATATGGGCACGATGAACAATTTGGTTCCTGGGATGTCAGACATGTCAGAGCAAGTGGAAAGCATAACAAATTCCATGGAACTGCCCGCAATTGCCCATAGTAGACATAGCTCACTGAGCAGTGCAG GTGGTGATGGTGGTTCATTTGGTCGTGAGATGGGTTTGAATAATCCACGTGGAGATGAGGTTTCTGGTGACAG GATACCTTCTTCTACAAAAGGGTTTGATAATGCTTTCCATAAGCGCCCCCATGTATCTCGGGTTTTATCCTCACCTGATGTCCAGTCGGACCAGCCATCCATACCCCATGTCAATCAAAATAATCTAATAAATCTCGCTTCTAGTGAAG GGAGACGAGAAATGACTGGAAATTCGTCAATCAGTAGCATCACAGATGCTCAGACTTCTGGGAAAAAAGAGGTTCGGTTTAGATCTTCTTCCTTCAGTGAAGGTGCTGTGTCTGAGACATCATTTATAGACATGCTTAAAAAGCCTGTTCTTCCTGAAGTGGTGGCAGACTCTCATGCTGCCAGTGGAATCGGGACCGAGTCATTGGATGCAGCACAAGCAGGGCGaagcgggaaaaagaaaggtaaGAAAGGAAAACAGATAGATCCTTCTCTTCTGGGTTTCAAGGTCTCCAGTAACCGGATCATGATGGGTGAGATTCAACGCCCTGAAGATTAA